From a region of the Zingiber officinale cultivar Zhangliang chromosome 10B, Zo_v1.1, whole genome shotgun sequence genome:
- the LOC122030286 gene encoding copper transport protein ATX1-like isoform X2: MYSFVLLTVVLKVGMSCEGCVGAVKRVLTKMEGVESFDVDLKEQKVTVKGNVNPEAVLQTVSKTGKRTSFWEEGAPADASASATTA; encoded by the exons ATGTATTCATTCGTTCTGTTG ACTGTTGTTCTTAAGGTTGGTATGTCGTGTGAAGGCTGTGTTGGAGCGGTTAAGAGGGTTCTCACCAAAATGGAAG GTGTTGAATCCTTTGATGTTGATCTGAAGGAGCAGAAAGTGACTGTCAAAGGCAATGTAAACCCTGAAGCTGTTCTTCAGACTGTTTCAAAGACTGGCAAAAGGACTTCATTCTGGGAGGAAGGTGCTCCAGCTGATGCCTCAGCTTCTGCTACGACTGCATGA
- the LOC122030286 gene encoding copper transport protein ATX1-like isoform X3: protein MSHTVVLKVGMSCEGCVGAVKRVLTKMEGVESFDVDLKEQKVTVKGNVNPEAVLQTVSKTGKRTSFWEEGAPADASASATTA from the exons ATGTCGCAT ACTGTTGTTCTTAAGGTTGGTATGTCGTGTGAAGGCTGTGTTGGAGCGGTTAAGAGGGTTCTCACCAAAATGGAAG GTGTTGAATCCTTTGATGTTGATCTGAAGGAGCAGAAAGTGACTGTCAAAGGCAATGTAAACCCTGAAGCTGTTCTTCAGACTGTTTCAAAGACTGGCAAAAGGACTTCATTCTGGGAGGAAGGTGCTCCAGCTGATGCCTCAGCTTCTGCTACGACTGCATGA
- the LOC122028975 gene encoding B3 domain-containing protein At1g05920-like codes for MLAKRKTSSDDGEATPTVPEWVTTLARRQFTDNDGEAIGVWFIASKRVENSDLVTQQNRLYLPTDSVAANLVGLLSLEERAMASLVGDTGQPSKRSRTEAEEDEMRKKQKTAGRAHGGLSVRVYARCGFVFYLWLTRWDGSGGTVIKGEELKLFRSFSALKKGDKIDVWAFRRGGELCFAIGRR; via the coding sequence ATGCTGGCGAAGCGAAAGACTTCCAGCGACGACGGCGAGGCCACCCCCACCGTGCCGGAGTGGGTGACCACCTTAGCGAGGCGGCAGTTCACCGACAACGATGGCGAAGCCATTGGCGTGTGGTTCATCGCCTCGAAGAGGGTGGAGAACTCTGACCTCGTCACGCAGCAGAACCGCCTCTACCTTCCCACCGACTCCGTCGCGGCCAATCTCGTCGGCCTCCTCTCCCTGGAGGAGCGCGCCATGGCCAGCCTCGTCGGTGATACCGGCCAGCCTAGTAAGCGAAGCCGCACGGAGGCAGAGGAAGACGAGATGAGGAAGAAGCAGAAGACGGCGGGGCGGGCGCACGGAGGGCTGTCAGTGCGGGTGTACGCACGGTGCGGGTTCGTGTTCTACTTGTGGCTGACTCGATGGGATGGAAGCGGTGGCACCGTGATTAAGGGCGAGGAGCTCAAGTTGTTCCGCTCATTTAGTGCTCTGAAAAAGGGTGACAAGATTGACGTTTGGGCCTTCCGCCGCGGCGGCGAACTTTGCTTCGCCATCGGGAGGCGGTGA
- the LOC122028976 gene encoding mitogen-activated protein kinase kinase kinase 17-like, giving the protein MAIHDYRRGPIIGRGASATVSLATSVPSGQLFAVKSSDLAFSGPLQREQSILSALDSPFVISYLGFDVALPAPGLRPCFNLFLEYAPGGSLSEAIKKQGGRLAEPSIRSYARDVLGGLAYLHAAGFAHCDVKSQNVLLCAGGRAKLADFGCAQRSNETDRRFSGGTPMFMAPEVARGEEQGAPADVWALGCTVIEMATGRPPWPQAENPVSALHRIAFSDDVPEFPRGASGDCKDFLSKCLKRDPRERRTAAELLRHPFVASCSEMDHPPSNSDANLDGVSPTSALDQAFWELLSDDDELAEQSPEEDPLVRMKSLIGGNRHNWEWDENWVTVRSHGRELTFPTSDLIAENFETTTTPATIASEEYTLDVNHIGAESVHSNFDRIDSISNVKCQINVSISDMERIKIEILNWCYAPINSIAANGLDLNIVVECF; this is encoded by the coding sequence ATGGCGATCCATGACTACCGCCGTGGCCCCATCATCGGCCGAGGAGCCTCCGCCACCGTCTCCCTCGCCACCTCCGTGCCCTCCGGCCAGTTGTTCGCCGTCAAGTCCTCTGACCTCGCCTTCTCCGGTCCCCTGCAGCGCGAGCAGAGCATTCTGTCCGCGCTCGACTCGCCTTTTGTCATCTCCTACTTGGGTTTCGACGTCGCGCTGCCCGCGCCCGGGCTCCGCCCCTGCTTCAACCTCTTCTTGGAGTACGCCCCTGGCGGCTCGCTCTCCGAGGCCATCAAGAAGCAGGGCGGCCGGCTCGCCGAGCCCTCCATCCGATCCTACGCCCGCGACGTCCTCGGCGGACTCGCCTACCTCCACGCAGCCGGCTTCGCACACTGCGACGTCAAGAGCCAGAACGTGCTGCTCTGCGCCGGCGGTCGCGCCAAGCTCGCCGACTTCGGATGCGCGCAGCGGAGCAACGAGACGGATCGTCGCTTCTCGGGCGGCACGCCCATGTTCATGGCGCCAGAGGTGGCGCGCGGGGAGGAGCAGGGGGCGCCGGCCGACGTGTGGGCCCTTGGATGCACCGTCATTGAGATGGCCACGGGGCGGCCGCCGTGGCCGCAGGCTGAGAACCCCGTAAGCGCCCTCCACCGAATCGCGTTCTCCGACGACGTGCCAGAGTTCCCCAGAGGGGCGTCGGGAGATTGCaaggacttcctgagcaagtgtCTGAAAAGGGACCCGCGCGAGCGGCGGACGGCGGCGGAGCTCCTCCGGCACCCGTTCGTCGCTTCCTGCTCCGAGATGGATCATCCGCCCTCGAATTCCGATGCAAATCTCGACGGGGTTTCTCCTACCAGCGCTCTGGACCAGGCGTTCTGGGAGTTGCTCTCCGACGACGACGAGCTGGCCGAGCAATCGCCGGAGGAGGATCCACTTgtgagaatgaaaagcttaatcgGCGGTAACCGTCATAATTGGGAATGGGATGAGAACTGGGTAACGGTGAGAAGCCACGGCCGGGAATTGACATTTCCGACCTCTGACCTGATCGCAGAGAACTTCGAGACGACAACAACTCCGGCGACGATCGCGAGTGAAGAGTACACGTTGGACGTCAATCACATTGGTGCCGAATCTGTACATTCTAATTTCGACCGCATCGATTCAATTTCAAATGTTAAATGTcaaataaatgtttcaattagtGACATGGAAAGAATCAAAATTGAGATTTTAAATTGGTGTTACGCCCCAATTAATTCAATCGCAGCCAACGGATTAGATCTAAACATTGTAGTGGAATGTTTCTAA
- the LOC122030286 gene encoding copper transport protein ATX1-like isoform X4 yields MSCEGCVGAVKRVLTKMEGVESFDVDLKEQKVTVKGNVNPEAVLQTVSKTGKRTSFWEEGAPADASASATTA; encoded by the exons ATGTCGTGTGAAGGCTGTGTTGGAGCGGTTAAGAGGGTTCTCACCAAAATGGAAG GTGTTGAATCCTTTGATGTTGATCTGAAGGAGCAGAAAGTGACTGTCAAAGGCAATGTAAACCCTGAAGCTGTTCTTCAGACTGTTTCAAAGACTGGCAAAAGGACTTCATTCTGGGAGGAAGGTGCTCCAGCTGATGCCTCAGCTTCTGCTACGACTGCATGA
- the LOC122030286 gene encoding copper transport protein ATX1-like isoform X1, protein MYSFVLLVGNKTVVLKVGMSCEGCVGAVKRVLTKMEGVESFDVDLKEQKVTVKGNVNPEAVLQTVSKTGKRTSFWEEGAPADASASATTA, encoded by the exons ATGTATTCATTCGTTCTGTTGGTCGGGAATaag ACTGTTGTTCTTAAGGTTGGTATGTCGTGTGAAGGCTGTGTTGGAGCGGTTAAGAGGGTTCTCACCAAAATGGAAG GTGTTGAATCCTTTGATGTTGATCTGAAGGAGCAGAAAGTGACTGTCAAAGGCAATGTAAACCCTGAAGCTGTTCTTCAGACTGTTTCAAAGACTGGCAAAAGGACTTCATTCTGGGAGGAAGGTGCTCCAGCTGATGCCTCAGCTTCTGCTACGACTGCATGA